Within the Heptranchias perlo isolate sHepPer1 chromosome 39, sHepPer1.hap1, whole genome shotgun sequence genome, the region GTACCTTTACTCCTTGGGCACAGTCTAGTATTTCGGGCAGGAACGTGTGGGGCAAAATGTGTGCATTTAATGACACACTAGTCTTCAGTAACTCCTGCCATTTAGAAACAAACATCGGGATTCACCTGCTGTTGACCACAAGGAAAACCATGAGTCATGTACAGACTGCAGATGGACAAATGTTGCTGACTTCTCTGGAACAGTCTACAATGTGTCTGAAGTACAATAATTTCAAAGGTAACATGCCACTTTTCAGTGCCTGGTAATGCCGTGAGTATCCTTAGGTTTGGCTTGAGGTCAGTTTATGGTGAAATAAGTTCAAAGCTGATGTGCGCTTTACAGTGCCTGGTAACGCCGTGCCGGTGCTTACCTTTGACTTCAGGTAAGTGTAGGCGCCCGATACAACTCTGCTATAGGCCTCCTATTGGGTGTGAGATTGCATGTGGGCGGAACACAAAACAGGCGCAATGGTATTTGCCGACCGTTACACGACGCGCTCGATATTCAGTTCTATTAAAGTCATTTGAACTGAATATCGGGCCGATTGTatatcggccgcccattatagaaacaaaacaattgttatttccattgaaatcaaaggAGATGAAAATCGAGCGGTTTCTACAACGCGGGTATTGTCCACAGAGACAGTTTCTCACCTGGGCATCAAGTTGAACATGCATCACAATGTGATGTAACTTGGAGCATTGAACTGCCCTATTCAATTATTATTGGAATATTTTATTAAAGGTCTCATTTCAATGTGCTAGTACATAGGTTGCTGTAAGATTATATATGAATGTGGAACCACTGAAATCGTTAagtacacttaaaaaaaatgacTGTTTCTCCTTAGAACAATATTGTATTGCAGTGTGATacgagtgtttaaaatgatgaatgtATGGGTCaggatagatagaaacagactgtttccagttggTGAAGAGCCAAGAAAGAGGATCCGtcgatacaagattaaatatgAGATGTCGAGCAAAGGGCAACAGAaggttctttacacaaagggttgtgaggCTGCGAAATTCACTTGCAGGGTTAttgattgaggcagaaactatatcaACCTTCAAGACTGAATTGGACAGGTGGATGAAGAAATATCGAACAATACTTCCACTGTAGGTGTATAGCCTTAGTCCGGCAACAGACACGATTCCAGGAGTCAGGAATTTACGTTTCCAGAAAACTTGAAGGAGCCTGGCTTTTCATTGGAAACGAGCAAACGTAGACCGACCCAACTGGATTGTCCAAAACCATGAAGGTGATCAGCAAGTTTCTTCAACCAAATTATACCATGTGGTGAACATTTCAAATTTCATGTTACACGATGTAAATTTGCAACTTGGGAGCAAAATGGCAGATGAGACAAGACCTTTTTCGCTGAAATGATCAAATACCGGTGGGATAATTTACAAGAATAACGCGTTGAAGGGAATAGCGAGCAGTTTCAACAGATAACTGCATGACGGGAGACGCgtttgagggatgtgttataaaaGCAGTATTGGGTATACATCAGTCAAAAACAACATATATATTTGCCTATTTCTGAAAAATTTTGGGGGGCACAAATTGTTCCCGAAGTAACGGAGGAGCTGTGCTCTCCGTGTTTTATGGCAAATCGAAAGAGCAAGGTCccacgtttgcacatgcgcattGAAACGAGGAAATCCTGACCTTGCACCTATTGGTTCgtcggcgatttgacagctgcgaattaaaggcaCAGTCATTGAAATCACCGATAAATCGCAAACATGCTTAttcgcccagctggaaagtaacgagTTCGGCCACCAAAAGGTTCACTGAAAAATATCAGACCTAAACCAAAGAGCGCAATCGCTCtttatgattgccaaacaactaaaaaataaaattttaaaaatgtgaactcTCAtattactctttattctaatagcTTTTGGTTATtaaaagaaaataacattttttgcACTGTTCTCTTCTGTTTcgttggctttttattaaatgaATGTTTACAATGGCTTCgataatactaactttaaatgattgaagtctgcttgcctgcttttgGGCGTGATCTCTCTCCCTGACACGTTTTGTGGCGGTGTCTTCtcttctcacagactgttccatgcgcatGGATGCAGCCTGCTCAGAGGTTGAGTTGATTGCGCACAAttattaaaagttcaaaatcaagcaagttgaCGCCACAGGCCCCGCATTAAGtacattcgttaatttaattcagAGCAACTGTAGCCCCACTCTGCGCAAGTTCTGGCCCTTTATGTGTTTGTTCAAATCCGTTGTCTCCTGTCTTACACTATCGGCAACAGATAATATTACCTCACGCATATTTGATTTCATTCAGTGTGCCATCAAACGTGGGATCCCATTGCCACTGAAGATTCATTATGTACATATCAGTTGAACAACTTCTGTCATGTTCCGATTGATGTAATTGCATTTTCGCTCTGTCAATTCATTTAACTGAATTGATTAAATTAGTAACGAGAGATAGGGGACTCTTAATCACATCTTTCAattcctctctgaatttactctgggaCAATGCATAAATAAACTTGTTTGTGCAAGAACTCAAACACCTAAGCATATACCCGGATTTTTCCATAATGGTGAAAGGACCGTTGTAATTTGCTTCTAAAAATTTAGCATCTGTAAATTGCACACATATGAGAAATGCGAAATTTAccatccacaacagtataaaactgccagaTATGGCgagcagtaaaatgatggatttctttcggttcacCATCTCAGGATCATTGTCATTCTCATTATTGTTGTTCCCTCGGAGTACCCTCCTCACTTTATTTGCCATTACAATGTGTCTAATGGTCAGAGCGTTGAGCAATAAAATCAAAACAAATGGAACAAAGGGGGTTAAAATGGTTTCCAACCATAGAAGTGTTATCCACATAGGTAAGAAATAGAAGCTTGATTTTACATTGCAGGACCATGGTTCATTGTCAATTATTTCCCGAGGTTCATATATGAAGTAGATTGGAACATTTTGTAAAACGCTTAAGCAAAAAACCACCGCGATAACCACGGCTGCTGTTTTTTCAGTGCAATATTTTGTTCGAaatttctggcaacaaatggcaacaaatcgatcaaaggtgaaagcgacagttaaccagacagaacaatcaatggaaacaaaaagCAGGGAGAGATTGAGACGACAAATGGGAGTGTAGTTCAGGAATGAATATGAAAAATACGCGTCTTTAATCTCATACAGGATCACTTCAAATATCAGTACCAGTAGAtctgccgctgccatggccaccagataatgggtgatacatttggagaggccgcaccTTCCgcgggagagaatcacaattgtcaacAAATCAGCTGCAAAAAGGACGGAATGAAATTATTAACTCTCCTTATCTTGAGAGGATGATCAGCCAACAGTTTTTTTGTATGACAAATCGTGGATTGTTCTCTTGTCGatgaaatctctctctctctttctcccaccttAAGGTTAGGAATTCTGAAAAGATTAATTTCTTCATGGATATTTTCCGATAAGATATTCTGTAGGTTACTTCAAACGAATGAAAACAATGCTGCACTCAAATACAAGGGAGGATTTTCAATTTTCCAAAAATTGCCTTTTGCGACCGCGCCCGTCACAGAAtacacccgattttcattcccattgaaTTCAACAGGATGTAATTTCGGGCTGGGTGCAAAATGGGCGGCCAACTTGCTCATGTCTGTCCCTCCATACAATTCATGGAGTAGCTTTCCTCGCATAAAACCGGTGCTTCGAATCCTTTCAAGATCAATAGTGAGCAGCCGAACACGAACGCCAGATTTAAGCAGGTTGGTCTTGGGCAGTAATGCGCGGGCCGCCCGTTATCGGCCAGCTCGGCATTCAGTTTCCTGGACCAATGGAGCTGAATATCGGGAGGGGCGGATGACTGGTAGCCAATGATATACCGCTCAAGAATGTCTATCCCCAGATGTTTGCGGCTGTAAGAGTAGCCATTCCTTAATCGTTTCTCAACTATTTATCCCCGATATATGTCAAGCTGTTTATTTTAATCCAAGTATAATTATTGTCCCCCGTTAGTCTACATGAAAACTCTTCTTCAGGGTCCACCCTGAGCCAAATAATGTAAAATGCATTCGCACTTTTTCCAGGTCCAAATCCCTGTATAGAGGTGAAAATTAAGCTTTGGGAACCGTAGCGTGGACAGACATTAAATTGAAAATCTCTGTGACCGTACTGAAAACCCATAGAATAAACATATCGCAATGTCAATGACCTCGCGCGGTACCAACACATAACACCCACTTTGCCCAGAGTTTTCCATATCCAGTATCAGCGACAAAAGCTCTTTGCTTCAGACACAACTCGGAAAATAATGACCATGGGG harbors:
- the LOC137305293 gene encoding probable G-protein coupled receptor 139, with translation MGQPVIVQIENIYYPILAVIGVPADLLTIVILSRGRCGLSKCITHYLVAMAAADLLVLIFEVILYEIKDAYFSYSFLNYTPICRLNLSLLFVSIDCSVWLTVAFTFDRFVAICCQKFRTKYCTEKTAAVVIAVVFCLSVLQNVPIYFIYEPREIIDNEPWSCNVKSSFYFLPMWITLLWLETILTPFVPFVLILLLNALTIRHIVMANKVRRVLRGNNNNENDNDPEMVNRKKSIILLLAISGSFILLWMVNFAFLICVQFTDAKFLEANYNGPFTIMEKSGYMLRCLSSCTNKFIYALSQSKFREELKDVIKSPLSLVTNLINSVK